Sequence from the Corallococcus sp. EGB genome:
TGGCGCGCGCGCTGGACAAGGAGGGGCTGGACGTGGAGGCCAAGGAGGCCCGCGACGCCGCCTGGCGCGAGTACGCCGCCGCCCCCCGCTTCCAGAAGCGCCGCGACCGCTGGTGGGCGTACCGGGCCCGTCCGTCCCGCCCGCTGGCGTACGCCGCCATCGCCCTGGTGCTGATGGGCGTGGGGGCGTACCTGACCCGCTACCTGCCCACGCACGACACCTCCGGGCCCTACGGCGCCTTCGAGGCTGCGCCCTACGCCGCGGACGACATGGGCGGCGACGACGCGGAGTAGTAGGCTTTCCGCGCATGTTCCCCCCGCCGTCCCAGGTGCTGCGCCAGCGCGAGGGCCTGCTGGCGGACACGCCCTTCCCGCTGCTCCTGCACGCGCTGATGGTGGAGGAGCGCACCTGCACGCTGGAGCTCAAGGTGCGCCAGCGCGAGAAGCGCATCACCTTCGAGGACGGCGCCCCGGTGGCGTGCCAGTCCAACCTCCTGCACGAGACGCTGGGCAAGTACCTGGTGGAGAAGGGCCGCCTGTCGGAGGCGGACTACCAGAAGTCCCTGGCGGAGAGCGTGTCCTCGGGCATGCAGCTGGGCGGGCTGCTCGTGCAGAAGGGGCTCATCAGCCCCTTCGACCTCTACAAGCAGCTCCAGGCGAACCTGGCGCACAAGCTGTTGGACTGCTTCCGCTGGACGGACGCGAAGTACCGCCTCATCGCGGACGTGGAGACCCCGGACGCCACCGTGCGCGCCAACAGCGCGCAGCTCATCCTCACCGGCGTCTCCACCCAGCTGCCCTTCGACACCGTCGCCACGCACTTCACCTTCACGGACGACCGCCGCTTCGGACAGATGCCTGGCGTGGAGTCCGCCCCCAAGCTCTCCTCCAAGGACGCGCGCCTGTTCCAGGCCCTGCGCCAGCGCCCCAACTTCAACGAGCTGCTGGAGCGCACCGGCTTCGACATGGACTCCGTGCTGCGCCGGCTCTACGCCCTGTGCCTGTTGGGCGTGGCGGGCTTCGTGGAGGACGTGGACGCGCGCGCGGAGGAGCTGGCCCGGAAGGCCCCCGCCGCCCCCATCCCCGCGCCCGCTCCGGTGCCCGTCTCCACGCCGGTGCCCGTGCCGTCCCAGACACCGTCGGGCACGCCCTTCTCGGACGAGGACGAGGCCGCGCGCAACGCGCTCGTGGGCGCGTTCCTCAACCACCGCAGCCTGGATCCGTTCGCGCTCCTGGACGTGCCGGAGGACGTGCAGCCGGTGGCGCTGCGCAAGGCGTTCCTCGCCGCCGCGGACCGCTTCTCCCCGCTGCGCTTCCAGACCGCGGAGCTGAAGGAGAAGGCGGAAGGGCTGCTGGCCGCGTACGCGCGGGCCTACGGCTCGCTGTCGGAGCCGGAGCAGAACGCCATCTGGAAGAAGCGCCGGCAGGCCCACCGGGAGAAGGCGCGCAACGCCACCGGCCGGCCCTCCACCGCGGAGCAGTTCCGCATCCGCACGGACCTCCTGGACGCCACCAGCCAGTTCGACGAGGGCAAGAGGCGCCTGGAGGCGCGCAACTTCGCGGGCGCCTTCGAGTACTTCGAATACGCGTGCGACATCGACCCCAAGCCGCTGTACCAGGCCCACCGCGCCTGGGCGCGCTACCTCATGAGGCCAGAGGCCCATGGCCGGCTGGTGCTCCAGGAGCTCCAGGAGCTGACCCGCCAGGAGCCCGGCCTGGAGGAGGGTTGGGCCTTCCTGGGGGACGTCGCCCGGGGCGAGGGCCAGTGGGCGCTCGCGGACGAGGCCCTGCGCAAGGCCTTCAAGCTGAACCCCCAGCAGCGCCGCTACGTGGCGCTCATCCAGGAGATCGCCCGGCGGCGGTGAACGCCCGCCGCCGGAAGGGCCCGGGCACTACAGGGCGTCGAGCTGGGCGCGGAGGCTCGAGGACAGGCCCACGCCGTCCGACAGGTCCGTCATCGCCTGGTCGACGATGGGGAAGTTCGTGCTCGTGATGGTCTTGGTCTCCAGCAGGCGGAACAGCTCCTGGAAGTCCTTGTACTGGGTGACGGGGCCCAGCTCGAAGCTCTCCTCCGGCCTGGCTCCGTGGCGCTCGCTGTTCACGCAGTAGAGGAACAGGGGCTGGAAGAACCGCTCACCCGCCGGCACCTCGATGGACACCCGCTGGGCCAGCATGCCGTTCTGCACGGCGCGGTTGCGGGACACGAAGATGAGGCCCGGCGGCAGCTGGAGCGTGATGGGCCCGTTCGTGGTGTTGCGGAAGATGAGGCACAGGCGCACGTTCTCGCCCTGCCCCTTCGCCTCGTCCTCGTACTTGTTGTCACAGTCCGTGGGGTCGGAGTCATTGTAGCCATGGATGGGCTGCTCCAACTCCAGGCCCTGCGGAAGCGTGAACGTCGCCCCTTCCGGCGCGGACTCGTTGCGGCCCAGGCCGGGACGGCCCTCGACGATGGGGTCGCCGCCGCCCCCGTCCTTCTCGTCGTCGTCGCCGCCGCACGCCGCCAGAGCCACCGTCGTCGCGACCAACGCCGCGCGCCATGCCAATCGCCAGTTCATTGCCACTCCTCTGATGACTGCCTTGCCCGGCCCGATTGCTTCAACACCGCACCCGTTCGAGACCATGCATGGAGCGCAGCGTCAAGCGCCGTGACCCGGGCCCTCCCGCTACCCGACAACACGCCAGGTCACCCTCCACCCGGACCGGTCCAGTTGACGGATGGTGTCCAGCGGCGCGGGTGGGGGATAAGGTAGGAGAAGATTGGGGTCGGGAAGACGCTTACCTCATGTGACTCCTGGGGATGGTCATGCGGTCCAGATACGAATCAGGGCAGGTGGCCGTGGAGACCGCCATCGTTCTTCCCCTGTTCATCTTCCTGCTGCTGGGCATCCTTCAACTGGGCCTGATGCACCAGGCGCGCCTGCTGACGAAGTACGCGGCCTACAAGGCCGTGCGGGCCGGCTCCCTGCACAACGGCAACGTGGAGATGATGGAGCGCGCGGCGCTCGCCGTGCTGCTGCCCATGATCAGCCAGGCCGGCAGCGGTGGCGCGGAGAAGATCACCCCCGTCAACGGCGCCTCGGAGTTCAACCAGAAGTGGAACGCCGTCTCCAAGAACAAGATGCCGGAGGTGAACCTCAAGTACGCGGAGGTGCAGATCTGCGGCCCCTCCAAGAACCTGATCACCTCCGACACCCACGACAACAGGGAGGCGGACTTTGATGACGCGAGGATCGCCTCCGGCAACGGTTCGGGGGGCGGTCAGGGCGACTGGGGAAAGAGCCTCCGCACCAAGCTGAGCATCCAGGTGACGTTCAACTACCGGCTGCCCATCCCCTTCGCGGACGTCGTCATCTACAACATCGCGCGGGGGCAGAGGACGCTCCCCTGGGTGCTGCGTCTGGGCAAGGAGGAGGACCAGACCAAGCTGTCATACGTCAAGTACAAGATCGATCAGAACGACGCGGCCGCCGCTCAGAAGATCTACATCCTGCCCATCCGCGCCACGTACATCATGCGGATGCAGTCCAATCTGTACCTGTCGAACTCGAACCTGCCGGATTCGTATCTCACGAACAAGTGCACGTTCACGTTCGACTCCCTGGGGTGACCGAATGAAGACCCGTCATGCTCGTGGAAGACGGAGCCGGGGCCAGTCGCTGGTGCTCGCCTGTCTGTCGTTCCTGCTGCTCGCGCTGATGACGACGCTCAGCTTCAACCTGAGCCACGCCCTGCGGGAGAAGATGAGCCTGCAGCAGCACAGCGACACGATGGCGTACTCCATGGCGGTGCTGGAGGCGCGCTCGCTCAACTATTACGCCGTCACCAACCGGGCCATCGCAGCCTCCTACGCGGCCATGACCAGCGTGCACGGCTACATGGTGGCTGCCAGCGTCACCGGCGACATGATGACCGCTGGCGCCTGGAACTTCGGCATCATCGCCGTCGAGGAGCTGGCGCAGTGCTACCCCAACCTGTCGCACTGTGCTCACGCCATCGAGGCGGGCATCATCGCGGGCAAGTACAGCCAGAAGGCGAACACCTACAACAACAAGGTGAAGAACCTGGAGTCGGCGTTCAACAAGGTCATCAAAAACCTCAATGACATGACGGACTCCCTGCACTCCTCCCAGGCCACCGTGCACATGGCGACGCGCAACGCCCTGCGCGGCTCCGGCCTGGACGACCTGACGGATTACAACGCGCCCGGAGCCAGCAACGTGAGCGCCGGGGTGGGGGGGCTCAACATCAAGGAGTTCGACTGCGTGGTGGACGGGATGGACTGCCAGAAGGCGCCCAGCACGGACGTGAAGGCGCGCGCCCGCTCCATGACCGAGGTCTCCAACGCGACGCGCCCGAGCTGGGCGGCGGACCGGAGCATCCCGGTGCTGATGAACGGCATCCCCACCTACCTCAACAACACCTTCCAGAAGTCCCTGCTCAAGGACATCCCCAGCCGGGGCACGCACATGGGCCTCGGCCATTCCGGCACGGCGAAGGTCGTCGAGTCCATGAGCGGCATCCATGGCAACGGCCAGTACGGCGGCAACACCGGCAAGATGGTGGGCGCCGACGAGCACGGCACGCTGATGCAGCAGTGGCGCGACGGCTTCTCCGCCTTCCCCTACAAGGCCACCCTCAGCAGCGCGCAGAGCGGCAGCGAGCACAAGCCGGGCGGGGCGCACAGCGGGCAGCACACCGAATTTTCGGGCATCAACACCAAGCAGCTGTCCTCGTGCGCCAACTCGGGGAACTGCTTCATGAAGTTCCGCGGCATCGCCGACCCGGATGAGGACTGGGGCCAGCCGCACGTCTACAGCTACGTCACCAAGCAGTTCTTCGTCGGTGGCGGGACCAAGGCGCCCTGGGAGCTCAACAGCTCCGGCACGATGCGCTTCTCCCACGGGGCGCAGGGCGAGGGCGACCTCCGGCTGGCGCCCGGAGAGGGCGCCGCCCTGTCCAAGGCGCTGGTCTACTACCACCGGCTGGGCAAGGACGGCTGGAAGGAGGCGCCCAGCCTCTTCAATCCCTACTGGCGCGCCAAGCTCCATCCGTTCAAGGCCCCGGAGGCGGCCCGGGTGCTCGGCGCCGCGGGCAACTCGGAAGCCGGGCAGATCGCGACGGGCGCGGAGGACCTGACCCTATGAGCATCCGACTTCGCAGGGGCCACCGCGGCGCCGCCTCCGTGGAGATGGCGCTGTCGATGATCGTCCTCATCCCCATCTTCCTCTACGCCATCTTCCTGGACGACCTGCTGCGCTACTCACTGGACGCCCAGGAGGCGGCGCTGTCCACCGTCTGGGACTACACCACGCAGGACTACAGCAAGGACCTGCCGCAGAACAGGTCAGGCAGTGCCGGCACGGAGATCCAGTACTTCTCCCGCCTGACCTTCTGCGACCACGAGTCCGGCATCGACCGCACGGACCGGCAGGGCGGGGACGGCTCGTACCTGGACTGCAGTGATCCGGACCACCACAAGGCGGTGGTGGCCCACGTCTGCTGGATGAACAGCAACGCCAAGCAGGTGACGTGCGAAGCGCCCGACAGGGGCGCGGGCAGCTCGGTGGAGCCCCGCCACCGCATGTACCAGAACGAGTACACCAAGGGCGGCCTGGTGAAGTGCTCGGCCCGCGCGGTGGTGGAGAACTACATGCTGCCGGAGACGTTCCTGCCCCAGTTCGGCAAGGAGCCGAAGCTGGTGAAGAAGAACTGGAAGGGAGAGGGCGACGTCCACAGCAACGCCGAGGCCGGCGTGGGCGGCGAGGATGGCAACGCCTACTTCCTCAAGGAGCAGAAGCTGGCGATCATCACCGACACCTGGGCCATCACGGAGAACGCGGACCGGGAGCCGGGGGACAAGGGCGGCGGCGAGATGTATTCCCGCGTCGACTTCGTCTACAGCCGCAGCCCGAAGTACGCGACCATGGCGCAGGCCTACGCGACCTTCAGCCAGAAGATCACCCAGGACCTGCTCTCGCCGCTGGCCCTGGTGATGGGCGACAGCCCGCTCAAGCCGAACCTGGCCGTGAAGCCCCACGACGGCCGCACGCCCACGCCCTCCATCAGCATGGCCCAGGAGGGCCGTGGTGGAGGCAAGGCCAACTACTTCACCACCGAGTGGAAGGACTGGGACAGCAACAAGAGCGAGGCCATCTACAAGCACGGGCAGCGCGGCGAGTGGTACATGGGCTGTAAGGACGCGGAGAAGTGCTGAAGGAGCTGGCCCATCACCCCGCCTTCCGCGCGGGGGTCCTGCTGTTCTCCGTCGCCGTGGTGGGCGTGCTGCTGGGCGTGGCCTGGGAGGACGCCACCTACGGCAAGGTGGAGTCCGAACTGGAGCGCATGGAGGACCAGGCCGAAACGATGGAGGCGAAGCAGGAGGGCGTGCAGCGCTCGAAGCGGGAAGAGGCCATCCTGGCGCGCTCGCTGACGTACTTCCCTCCCTACCCGAACGCGGGGCGTCCGGCGGCGCTGGCGGCGGACTACCTGGGGCCGGACGTGCCCATCGCCGTCGCCTTCTTCACCACGAAGGACTCGTCGGATCAGGTCCTCCAGCACTACCGCAAGGTCATCCTGGAGCAGGGCCTGCCCGTCATCGGGGTGCGCTTCAGCGAGAACGCGGGCTACGTGGGGTACTGGGAGCCGGAGGCGGAGGAGATCCGCCTCGTCTCCACGCTCCAGCAGGGCGGCGAGACGATGGCCTTCGTCTCCGCCGGGCAGATGGGCAACATGCTCCAGCGCAGCGCCGCGAAGATTCCGGATTGGGTCCCGGTGCCGCCGAACCTGCGGGAGGCCTCCACGCTGACGTTGAACATGGAGGGCCTCCAGAACACCGCGGTGAGGGGCCGGGTCGGGGCGCAAAGCGTGGAGGAGGCGGAGCTGGCCTACCGCGGCACGCTGCGTCTCATGGGCTGGAAGGCGGAGCCTGGCAGCTCTCCAGGCTTCCAGCAGCGCGAGTTCGTGGTGAGCAACACGGGCATGCGCGGGCAGGTCATCCTGAAGCAGGCGACGGGCAGCGACGAGGTGGAGTTCCACCTGTCGCTGATGCAGAAATCGGAGGCCTTGCCATGAGCACCGCGCGAAAGGGACGCGAGGACATGAAGACGCAATGGGGTTGGGGACTGGCCGTGGGCGCGGTGCTGTTCGTCGCCCCCTCGGCCTGGGCCAAGGACTGCGCCCAGGTGTGCATGGACGACCTGGCGCGCAACAAGCAGCTCTGCAAGGAGCGCTCGAAGAAGCAGGTCGAGTGCGTGCAGATGTTCACGAAGGTCAAGGACATGTGCCTGAAGGAGTGCAAGAACCCCTCGAAGGACGACTCGCCTCCTCCGGAGGAGGGGGAATGAAGGCGCCCCGGGTCCTGTCGCGGCTCCAGCGCGGCCAGGCCATGGCCGAGTATGGCGTCATCACGGCGGCGTTCTTCGGCTTCACCGTGATGAGCTGGCCGTTCCTCGT
This genomic interval carries:
- a CDS encoding DUF4388 domain-containing protein produces the protein MFPPPSQVLRQREGLLADTPFPLLLHALMVEERTCTLELKVRQREKRITFEDGAPVACQSNLLHETLGKYLVEKGRLSEADYQKSLAESVSSGMQLGGLLVQKGLISPFDLYKQLQANLAHKLLDCFRWTDAKYRLIADVETPDATVRANSAQLILTGVSTQLPFDTVATHFTFTDDRRFGQMPGVESAPKLSSKDARLFQALRQRPNFNELLERTGFDMDSVLRRLYALCLLGVAGFVEDVDARAEELARKAPAAPIPAPAPVPVSTPVPVPSQTPSGTPFSDEDEAARNALVGAFLNHRSLDPFALLDVPEDVQPVALRKAFLAAADRFSPLRFQTAELKEKAEGLLAAYARAYGSLSEPEQNAIWKKRRQAHREKARNATGRPSTAEQFRIRTDLLDATSQFDEGKRRLEARNFAGAFEYFEYACDIDPKPLYQAHRAWARYLMRPEAHGRLVLQELQELTRQEPGLEEGWAFLGDVARGEGQWALADEALRKAFKLNPQQRRYVALIQEIARRR
- a CDS encoding TadE/TadG family type IV pilus assembly protein, translating into MRSRYESGQVAVETAIVLPLFIFLLLGILQLGLMHQARLLTKYAAYKAVRAGSLHNGNVEMMERAALAVLLPMISQAGSGGAEKITPVNGASEFNQKWNAVSKNKMPEVNLKYAEVQICGPSKNLITSDTHDNREADFDDARIASGNGSGGGQGDWGKSLRTKLSIQVTFNYRLPIPFADVVIYNIARGQRTLPWVLRLGKEEDQTKLSYVKYKIDQNDAAAAQKIYILPIRATYIMRMQSNLYLSNSNLPDSYLTNKCTFTFDSLG
- a CDS encoding TadE/TadG family type IV pilus assembly protein, with protein sequence MSIRLRRGHRGAASVEMALSMIVLIPIFLYAIFLDDLLRYSLDAQEAALSTVWDYTTQDYSKDLPQNRSGSAGTEIQYFSRLTFCDHESGIDRTDRQGGDGSYLDCSDPDHHKAVVAHVCWMNSNAKQVTCEAPDRGAGSSVEPRHRMYQNEYTKGGLVKCSARAVVENYMLPETFLPQFGKEPKLVKKNWKGEGDVHSNAEAGVGGEDGNAYFLKEQKLAIITDTWAITENADREPGDKGGGEMYSRVDFVYSRSPKYATMAQAYATFSQKITQDLLSPLALVMGDSPLKPNLAVKPHDGRTPTPSISMAQEGRGGGKANYFTTEWKDWDSNKSEAIYKHGQRGEWYMGCKDAEKC